One segment of Solanum stenotomum isolate F172 chromosome 1, ASM1918654v1, whole genome shotgun sequence DNA contains the following:
- the LOC125841368 gene encoding uncharacterized protein LOC125841368, whose translation MASLKSGVLVKLLEEMKMVENIIVEDRKPTLLQIRSIIPVLEEGNLLPNRGFYLKISDVSHAIYVTLPQDHNELILGNKLKLGQFIYVQKLEDAEPFPLLKDFTPLPGRRPCDGTPEEIGKVPKLEKILDGSNSDFIVEKGVISEENIMDISSCLRRLSLESSDVEEVRKKSSNTNVHEGSNTKGKFRSLSASKTRLGVKRSCDVESRNYDSVRLVGRSRRMSIDNDSDTDSTISSVSSSTWTSKRKSWNELKSLGAEEIFDSSVVKHNIRPPRCRSATVSPVRSTKYDSSDDNSSSISRRKVVDVAKKIVKSSARSKNSVSKINCEQTIRPIKGLIFNRQGAETGISWDSLPSSLVEIGKEVVKKRDIALFAAAEALQEACAAERLLNSLSKFSEFHLPEEDDLQPRIDTFLDLQDDMAQTRIIMKCLTNISPTRTEETDSSSTSADNEASTIIVQRKKNATKWIKSAVALDLSPSSTVFNPIPKTRSITNTLKKSRTSSESTKQKGASIVKTDHNKNTDDTSPVLTSNNDAQPEWTRGSTIDAATHLASSLQDECRKMFLGYIEKYINELERKMSLMVSDNQVAAMMYKIKRVNDWLDLIINKEGSNLDESEIEACHRVRNKIYGILLKHVERTAMAFESSKVLRYIVDN comes from the exons ATGGCTAGTTTGAAATCAGGGGTTCTTGTAAAGTTActtgaagaaatgaaaatggttGAAAATATTATAGTCGAAGATCGAAAACCAACGTTGTTACAAATCAGAAGCATAATTCCTGTTCTTGAAGAAGGTAATCTCTTGCCTAACAGAGGATTTTACCTCAAGATTTCAGATGTATCACACGCAATTTATGTCACATTGCCCCAAGACCATAATGAGTTGATTTTAGGTAACAAATTAAAACTAGGACAATTCATTTATGTACAAAAATTAGAGGATGCAGAACCATTTCCATTGCTTAAAGATTTTACGCCTCTCCCTGGTAGACGTCCCTGTGATGGAACCCCTGAAGAAATTGGTAAGGTTCCAAAATTGGAAAAGATTCTTGATGGGTCGAATTCTGATTTTATTGTCGAAAAGGGTGTCATTTCTGAAGAAAATATTATGGATATATCGTCTTGTTTAAGAAGGTTGTCTTTAGAGTCATCTGATGTTGAGGAAGTGAGGAAAAAAAGTAGTAATACTAATGTTCATGAGGGAAGTAATACTAAAGGGAAGTTTAGGTCCTTGAGTGCTTCGAAAACTCGTCTTGGAGTTAAAAGATCATGTGATGTTGAGAGCAGAAATTATGATAGTGTGAGGCTAGTTGGTAGGAGTAGGAGAATGTCTATTGATAATGATAGCGATACAGATAGCACGATATCTTCAGTTTCATCATCTACATGGACTTCTAAGAGGAAAAGTTGGAATGAGTTGAAGAGTTTGGGAGCTGAGGAGATTTTTGATTCTTCAGTTGTCAAACATAATATCAGACCACCACGTTGTCGTAGTGCAACT GTTTCACCTGTTCGTTCTACCAAATATGACAGCTCAGATGATAATTCAAGTTCAATATCAAGAAGAAAGGTTGTTGATGTTGCGAAGAAAATAGTCAAGAGTTCAGCTAGGAGCAAGAATTCTGTGTCAAAGATCAACTGTGAACAAACCATCCGTCCAATTAAAGGATTAATATTTAACAGACAAGGGGCAGAAACTGGGATTTCATGGGATTCACTCCCCTCGAGTTTGGTGGAGATTGGCAAG GAGGTTGTAAAGAAAAGAGACATTGCTTTGTTTGCAGCTGCTGAGGCTTTGCAAGAAGCTTGTGCAGCTGAGAGGTTGCTCAATTCCTTAAG CAAATTCTCAGAGTTTCATTTACCTGAAGAAGATGATCTACAACCTCGTATTGATACGTTTTTGGATCTTCAAGATGATATGGCTCAAACAAGAATAATAATGAAGTGCCTAACAAATATAAGTCCAACTAGAACAGAAGAAACTGATTCAAGCAGCACCAGTGCAGATAATGAAGCATCAACAATCATAGtgcaaagaaagaaaaatgcaaCTAAATGGATCAAATCAGCAGTGGCATTAGATCTTTCACCATCCTCCACTGTTTTCAATCCAATTCCTAAGACTAGGAGCATTACCAATACATTGAAGAAGTCAAGGACATCGAGTGAAAGTACCAAACAAAAAGGTGCAAGTATCGTTAAAACTGATCATAATAAGAACACTGATGACACTTCTCCTGTATTGACATCTAACAATGATGCGCAACCTGAATGGACCAGGGGTAGCACTATCGATGCAGCTACTCACCTAGCTTCTTCGTTGCAGGACGAGTGTAGGAAAATGTTTTTGGGATACATAGAGAAATATATCAATGAACTCGAAAGGAAAATGTCTTTGATGGTATCAGATAATCAAGTAGCAGCAATGATGTATAAAATCAAGAGAGTAAATGACTGGTTAGATTTGATCATCAATAAAGAAGGTTCAAATTTGGATGAGTCAGAAATTGAAGCATGTCATAGAGTGAGGAACAAAATATATGGGATCCTACTGAAACATGTAGAGAGGACTGCAATGGCTTTTGAAAGTAGCAAAGTGCTCCGTTACATCGTCGACAACTAA
- the LOC125844539 gene encoding uncharacterized protein LOC125844539, protein MEGLIPFLLHAMKKQRPHHNSFRSLSDTSNRSYHLLVGADSIEGSSHRRTRSEFQPPVTTVDFLDLPQPRSFNNRASSLLSPVSNQNASRLQFGSNMAATDNLQGTISVDNLRHRKF, encoded by the coding sequence atGGAAGGTTTAATCCCATTTCTCCTTCATGCTATGAAGAAACAGAGGCCTCACCACAATAGTTTCCGGTCCCTTTCCGACACCTCTAACCGGAGCTACCACTTGCTCGTCGGAGCTGATTCCATCGAGGGCTCATCTCATCGGAGAACTCGATCGGAGTTTCAGCCTCCGGTCACCACTGTTGATTTCTTGGATCTGCCTCAGCCTAGAAGCTTCAATAACAGAGCATCTTCTCTGCTTTCCCCTGTTTCCAACCAGAATGCTTCCAGATTGCAATTTGGTTCTAACATGGCTGCTACAGACAATTTACAAGGGACGATTTCTGTTGATAATCTCCGTCATAGGAAATTCTGA
- the LOC125844620 gene encoding uncharacterized protein LOC125844620, translating into MEGLIPFLLHAMKKHKPHQNTFRCLSDTSNRSYHMLLRAESIEGSSHRRTRSEFQPPVTVDFLDLAQNRSFNNRASSLFSNQNAAKLTATTNLQGTTTAVDNLRHRKL; encoded by the coding sequence ATGGAAGGTTTAATCCCATTTCTCCTTCACGctatgaagaaacataagccACATCAAAACACTTTTCGCTGCCTCTCCGACACCTCTAACCGGAGCTACCACATGCTCCTCCGAGCTGAATCCATCGAAGGCTCATCTCACCGTAGAACTCGATCGGAATTTCAGCCTCCAGTCACCGTTGATTTCCTGGATCTGGCTCAGAATAGAAGTTTCAATAACAGAGCATCTTCTCTGTTTTCCAACCAGAATGCCGCCAAATTGACTGCTACCACCAATTTACAAGGAACTACTACTGCTGTTGATAATCTCCGCCATAGGAAATTATGA
- the LOC125842459 gene encoding protein ENHANCED PSEUDOMONAS SUSCEPTIBILITY 1-like translates to MASKVSIISTWTVKAAGRSQPHTDNCKIIELTPWDILALQIDYAQSGLLYHMPTLEQVRDVSNSTNTTSLIDHLRVSLSRALDFYPPFCGRLEAITEQSGTTSFVINCNNAGVQFNHAIADGVTIRDIMESKCVPHVVRDFFSLNGVQNQEAISQLPCLAVQVTELADGIFIGSTCNHVVVDGTSFWNFYNSWAELSRGFNVISKIPFLKREFPFKIDRFSNRISIPNEMVNSSGKLIPSAVQMLREKVFHFTKENVSKLKATANHEMNTTKISSLQAVLAQVWRSVIRCRRLDHNQETTFEVSINMREKLNPPLPEGYFGNAIYPVTITIKTGELLEHGFGWAALQINESIASHDHEKLKCIYENWMKDPEVQKLGDLPSNYFMLHNSPRFDFYKYDFGWGKPIAHRSGVGNMLDGKITVSPGLEEGSIIVEICLSSEIIKALEEDIIFGEFVNTTPIVGVDRTIRARI, encoded by the coding sequence ATGGCCTCCAAGGTATCCATCATTTCAACATGGACAGTTAAAGCTGCTGGAAGAAGTCAGCCCCATACAGATAATTGTAAGATTATTGAGTTGACACCATGGGACATTCTTGCCCTTCAAATTGACTATGCTCAAAGTGGACTCCTCTATCACATGCCTACATTGGAACAAGTAAGAGATGTATCAAATTCAACTAATACTACTTCCTTAATTGATCATCTTAGAGTTTCACTATCCCGAGCTTTAGATTTCTACCCTCCATTCTGTGGCCGCCTTGAGGCAATCACAGAACAGAGTGGAACCACTTCTTTCGTCATTAACTGTAACAATGCTGGCGTTCAATTCAACCATGCGATAGCTGATGGTGTTACAATTCGTGACATCATGGAATCAAAATGCGTTCCTCATGTGGTACGCGATTTCTTTTCACTAAATGGAGTCCAAAACCAAGAGGCTATCTCCCAATTACCTTGTTTGGCTGTGCAAGTAACAGAGCTTGCGGATGGCATTTTCATTGGCAGCACATGTAATCACGTGGTAGTAGATGGAACTTCTTTTTGGAATTTTTACAATTCTTGGGCTGAGTTATCTCGCGGTTTTAATGTCATCTCAAAAATCCCCTTTTTGAAACGTGAATTCCCTTTCAAAATTGACCGTTTCTCTAATCGGATTTCTATACCAAATGAAATGGTGAATTCAAGTGGCAAACTCATACCATCAGCAGTACAAATGCTGCGAGAAAAGGTATTTCACTTTACCAAAGAAAATGTCTCCAAGTTAAAAGCAACGGCCAATCATGAAATGAACACCACAAAGATTTCTTCTCTTCAAGCTGTGTTGGCTCAAGTTTGGCGATCCGTGATACGTTGCCGTCGTCTCGATCACAACCAAGAAACTACTTTTGAGGTATCCATTAACATGAGGGAAAAACTGAATCCTCCATTACCAGAAGGGTACTTTGGGAATGCAATTTACCCTGTTACCATAACGATCAAAACGGGAGAACTGCTGGAGCACGGATTCGGATGGGCTGCTTTGCAAATTAATGAGTCCATTGCTTCCCATGACCATGAAAAATTGAAGTGCATATACGAGAATTGGATGAAGGACCCTGAGGTACAAAAATTGGGTGATTTGCCAAGCAATTACTTTATGCTGCACAACTCTCCGCgatttgatttttataagtatGATTTTGGTTGGGGAAAGCCAATTGCACATAGAAGTGGTGTGGGAAACATGTTAGATGGGAAAATAACAGTGTCACCAGGACTAGAAGAAGGGAGcataattgttgaaatttgcCTTTCTTCAGAGATAATAAAAGCATTGGAGGAAGACATAATATTTGGGGAGTTTGTGAACACTACACCAATTGTTGGTGTGGATCGAACAATTCGAGCTCGTATTTAA